One stretch of Petrotoga miotherma DSM 10691 DNA includes these proteins:
- the amrS gene encoding AmmeMemoRadiSam system radical SAM enzyme, whose translation MKINSLFYEEFKDDILKCTLCPHQCILYPGKTGICGVRQNIKGEMYSLNYRDVTSIALDPIEKKPLFHFHPGEKILSLGTWGCNLKCPFCQNYEIAHLKPRYQKKIYPNAIPSLMDNYGVRGVAYTYSEPIVWYEFVLDSSREVKYANPDNYNVLVTNGFINEKPLRLMLQYIDAMNIDLKVFDDKNYMKILKGRLEPVKKTIKIAYEEGIHIEVTTLVVPKVNDNLEELEEEFSWLASISKDIPLHLSRYFPAYKYNEPPTDINFLEKTYKLAKKYLNFVYLGNILSSTYENTYCPNCGTLLIQRKGYDIKIENLNKNGECENCGRKICVV comes from the coding sequence ATGAAAATCAATTCCTTGTTCTATGAGGAATTTAAAGACGATATTTTGAAATGCACCTTATGTCCTCACCAATGTATATTATATCCTGGCAAAACAGGGATATGTGGGGTTAGGCAAAATATAAAAGGTGAGATGTATTCATTAAATTATAGGGATGTTACCAGTATAGCTCTCGATCCAATAGAAAAAAAGCCACTTTTTCACTTTCATCCTGGCGAAAAAATCCTTTCCCTGGGAACTTGGGGCTGTAATTTAAAATGTCCTTTTTGCCAAAATTACGAAATTGCCCATCTAAAACCTCGATATCAAAAGAAAATATATCCCAACGCTATCCCATCTTTGATGGATAATTATGGTGTTCGAGGTGTTGCGTATACATATTCAGAACCGATAGTTTGGTATGAATTCGTTTTGGATTCATCAAGAGAAGTTAAATATGCTAATCCTGACAACTACAATGTTTTAGTAACGAACGGATTCATAAACGAAAAACCTTTGAGACTTATGCTACAATATATTGACGCAATGAATATAGATTTAAAAGTATTCGACGATAAAAATTATATGAAAATATTAAAAGGAAGATTAGAACCGGTTAAAAAAACGATAAAAATAGCCTATGAAGAAGGTATTCACATTGAAGTAACTACATTGGTAGTTCCCAAAGTAAACGATAATTTGGAAGAACTAGAAGAAGAATTTTCTTGGCTAGCAAGCATTTCTAAAGATATTCCCCTTCATTTATCGCGGTATTTTCCTGCATATAAATATAACGAACCACCGACAGATATCAACTTTTTAGAAAAAACTTATAAGCTTGCAAAAAAATATCTCAATTTTGTATATCTTGGTAACATTTTGTCTTCAACATACGAAAATACTTATTGTCCAAATTGTGGGACACTCCTTATTCAAAGAAAAGGATACGACATAAAAATTGAAAATCTAAATAAAAACGGAGAGTGTGAAAATTGCGGCAGAAAAATATGCGTAGTTTGA
- a CDS encoding bifunctional folylpolyglutamate synthase/dihydrofolate synthase, with the protein MEFTNLVDYLYQRGAANFKVKLGLERIEELTKRIGCPQNSFKSIHVTGTNGKGSVTTALSQILRYNGMKVGTFISPHLVSLTERIKINGENISEREFVQIYNEIEEEIKKMDLKGEEYAPSFFEITTAMAFKYFEKQKVDVGIIEVGLGGRLDATNVINSDVSVITSISKDHIKTLGNTLEAIAYEKAGIIKKNNFLVLGNIDESPKKVILNKAKEVNAEKVYEHGKDFNSTNHRYFINNNMLDYYGINSEIKDLIFGANGTFQMENVTTSLAVVEAFMQKFGKALSIEKIREAMANFYWEGRFEYTEINGKKIVFDGAHNFAAAQQLEKSINLYFPTQKKIALIGILDDKDYKKMSQIFASVFDKIIVTSVPTERGRHPELIYEEFKKHTKNVEFIKDPSEGFNKLLSEKSDIYFFTGSLYLLGKIKELISTNLVAL; encoded by the coding sequence ATGGAATTTACCAATTTAGTTGATTATCTTTATCAAAGAGGAGCAGCAAATTTCAAGGTGAAATTAGGTCTCGAAAGGATAGAAGAATTAACTAAACGTATAGGATGCCCGCAGAATTCGTTCAAAAGTATACACGTCACAGGTACTAACGGAAAAGGAAGTGTTACCACTGCACTTTCACAAATTTTAAGATATAATGGAATGAAAGTTGGAACCTTTATATCCCCACATTTGGTTTCATTAACCGAGAGAATAAAAATAAATGGGGAAAACATTTCTGAGAGAGAATTTGTGCAGATATACAATGAGATTGAAGAAGAAATAAAAAAAATGGATCTGAAAGGTGAAGAATATGCACCATCATTTTTTGAAATAACAACAGCTATGGCCTTTAAGTATTTTGAAAAGCAAAAAGTGGATGTAGGAATCATTGAAGTGGGTTTAGGAGGAAGGTTGGATGCTACTAATGTTATCAATTCTGATGTTTCAGTCATAACCTCTATATCTAAAGACCATATCAAAACTTTAGGTAATACTCTTGAAGCGATAGCTTATGAAAAAGCAGGTATCATAAAGAAAAACAATTTTTTGGTATTGGGAAATATAGACGAAAGCCCAAAAAAAGTTATCTTAAATAAAGCTAAAGAAGTCAATGCAGAAAAAGTTTATGAACATGGAAAAGATTTTAATTCTACCAACCATAGATATTTTATTAACAATAATATGTTAGATTATTATGGTATTAATTCTGAAATTAAAGATCTGATTTTTGGTGCCAACGGGACGTTCCAAATGGAAAACGTTACAACATCTTTGGCAGTAGTAGAAGCGTTTATGCAAAAATTTGGAAAAGCTCTATCTATTGAGAAAATCCGAGAAGCTATGGCAAACTTTTATTGGGAAGGTAGGTTTGAGTACACAGAAATAAACGGTAAAAAGATAGTTTTCGACGGTGCCCACAATTTTGCTGCTGCCCAACAATTAGAAAAAAGCATCAATCTTTACTTTCCTACTCAGAAAAAAATTGCCTTGATTGGGATATTGGATGATAAAGACTACAAAAAAATGTCACAAATTTTTGCTTCAGTTTTTGATAAAATTATTGTAACATCAGTTCCTACCGAAAGGGGAAGACATCCTGAATTAATATATGAAGAATTTAAAAAGCATACCAAAAATGTTGAGTTTATAAAAGACCCTTCGGAAGGTTTCAATAAGCTTTTATCAGAAAAAAGTGATATTTATTTTTTCACTGGTTCTTTGTATCTCCTTGGAAAAATCAAAGAATTAATATCCACTAATTTAGTAGCATTGTAG
- a CDS encoding valine--tRNA ligase — protein sequence MDIGKRYMPHELENRWYKIWEESHSFEPRQGNDKFSIVIPPPNITGKIHIGHALNIVLQDISVRYNRMKGKETVWIPGEDHAGIATQHVVEKYLLKEEGKRREDYTREEFLKITWDWANKYRNHIREQIKALAASVDWSRERFTLDEGLNQAVRKVFVSLYNEGLIYKGKYIVNWCPSCGTVLADDEVEHSEEKGKLWYIKYRLENTQNYVTVATTRPETMLGDTALAVNPSDERYKNLVGKIAILPIVGRKLKIIADPYVDPNFGTGVVKVTPAHDPNDYQIGLRHNLERIQIIDENAKINENGGKYAGLDRYIARKRIVEDLKKEGLLEKEEDYTHSVGHCYRCGTVIEPLLLDQWFVKMKPLAEKAIQVVENDEIKFYPERWKKVYLNWMYEIRDWCISRQLWWGHRIPVWYCQNCGHVNVSVEDVKKCEKCGSTDLKQDEDVLDTWFSSALWPFSTLGWPEKTEDLKKFYPTDLLVTGFDIIFFWVARMIMMGEKFMGEKPFHDVYLHQLIRDKYGRKMSKSLGNGIDPLEVINEYGTDPVRFTLAILAAQGRDIKLDVGSFDAYRKFANKIWNAARFVLLNMEDYEKIVLKEEDLKIEDKWILTRLNSTILEISKDLEVYNYDQAARKLYDFFWNELCDWYIEASKNRLNSSGKDKLVVQNVILQVFDSSLRLLHPFMPYISEELWQKLPIEKDSELLISAKWPESNENNIYPESEKVFLKIMELVKGVRNVKAEMDIPQTQKVDLKYKIVAKNDDFIEKNISLIEHLAFLKDITQTEVKPAKSATAYVDESVEVYIPLGDYIDIDTEKQRLTKKLEKLAKDIELYNKKLSNKNFVEKADPDVVEKTKEDLIESEKKYQKLQTLLKEIS from the coding sequence ATGGATATTGGAAAAAGATATATGCCACACGAACTTGAAAATAGATGGTATAAGATTTGGGAAGAATCCCATTCCTTTGAGCCAAGACAAGGAAACGATAAGTTCAGTATAGTAATTCCGCCTCCAAATATAACTGGCAAAATACATATTGGTCATGCTTTAAATATCGTTCTTCAGGATATCTCCGTAAGATATAATAGAATGAAAGGGAAGGAAACAGTTTGGATACCCGGAGAAGATCATGCGGGGATAGCAACACAACATGTTGTTGAAAAATATCTTTTAAAAGAAGAAGGTAAAAGAAGAGAAGATTATACTAGAGAAGAATTTTTAAAAATTACTTGGGATTGGGCAAACAAATATCGTAATCACATACGTGAACAGATAAAAGCATTGGCAGCCTCTGTCGATTGGAGCAGAGAAAGATTCACTTTAGATGAAGGGCTCAACCAAGCGGTAAGAAAGGTCTTCGTTTCTTTGTACAATGAAGGTTTAATATACAAAGGAAAATATATAGTAAATTGGTGTCCTTCCTGTGGAACCGTCCTGGCAGACGATGAGGTTGAACACAGCGAAGAAAAAGGCAAACTTTGGTATATAAAATATCGTCTTGAAAATACTCAAAATTATGTAACTGTAGCAACCACTAGACCTGAAACTATGTTAGGAGATACAGCTCTCGCTGTTAATCCTTCAGATGAAAGGTATAAAAATTTGGTTGGAAAAATCGCTATTTTGCCAATTGTCGGAAGGAAACTGAAAATTATAGCGGATCCTTACGTAGACCCAAACTTTGGTACAGGTGTCGTCAAGGTTACACCTGCCCATGATCCCAACGATTATCAAATTGGTTTAAGACACAACTTGGAAAGAATACAAATTATAGACGAAAATGCAAAGATAAACGAAAATGGCGGCAAGTACGCTGGATTAGATAGGTATATAGCTAGAAAAAGAATAGTCGAAGACTTGAAAAAAGAGGGATTATTAGAAAAAGAGGAAGATTATACTCATTCAGTCGGTCATTGTTACAGATGTGGCACCGTTATAGAACCTCTTCTTTTGGATCAATGGTTTGTGAAAATGAAACCCTTAGCAGAAAAAGCAATCCAAGTAGTGGAAAATGATGAAATAAAATTTTACCCCGAAAGATGGAAAAAAGTGTATCTTAACTGGATGTATGAAATAAGGGATTGGTGTATATCAAGACAGCTTTGGTGGGGACATAGAATCCCCGTTTGGTATTGCCAAAACTGCGGGCATGTGAATGTATCCGTCGAAGACGTTAAAAAGTGTGAAAAATGTGGCTCTACGGATCTAAAACAAGATGAGGATGTACTAGATACGTGGTTTTCTTCAGCTCTTTGGCCTTTTTCTACCCTAGGATGGCCCGAAAAAACGGAAGATCTTAAAAAATTCTATCCAACCGATTTGTTAGTCACCGGATTTGATATAATCTTTTTTTGGGTTGCAAGAATGATAATGATGGGAGAAAAGTTCATGGGGGAGAAGCCCTTTCATGATGTTTACCTACATCAATTGATAAGAGACAAATATGGAAGAAAGATGTCTAAATCGTTGGGCAACGGTATAGATCCCTTAGAAGTAATTAACGAATATGGAACGGATCCTGTTAGATTTACTTTAGCAATTTTAGCTGCTCAAGGAAGAGATATTAAATTAGATGTTGGATCCTTCGATGCCTACAGAAAGTTTGCAAATAAAATATGGAATGCCGCTAGATTTGTACTCTTAAATATGGAAGACTACGAGAAAATTGTACTGAAAGAAGAAGATTTAAAAATCGAAGACAAATGGATTTTAACCAGATTGAATTCTACAATACTAGAAATATCCAAAGATTTAGAAGTTTATAACTACGATCAAGCTGCAAGAAAACTATATGATTTTTTCTGGAATGAATTATGTGATTGGTATATAGAAGCCTCAAAAAATAGGTTAAATTCGAGTGGTAAAGATAAATTGGTAGTACAAAATGTTATTCTGCAAGTCTTTGATTCTTCATTACGTTTATTACATCCTTTTATGCCTTATATATCGGAAGAACTATGGCAAAAATTGCCTATAGAGAAAGATTCAGAATTATTGATAAGCGCTAAGTGGCCAGAGAGTAACGAGAATAATATTTATCCTGAATCAGAAAAGGTATTCTTGAAGATTATGGAGTTAGTTAAGGGTGTAAGGAACGTTAAAGCCGAAATGGATATACCCCAAACACAAAAGGTTGACTTGAAATACAAAATTGTCGCAAAAAACGACGATTTTATAGAAAAAAACATAAGTTTAATTGAACATTTAGCTTTTTTGAAAGATATAACTCAAACCGAAGTGAAACCAGCAAAATCTGCCACTGCTTATGTAGATGAAAGTGTAGAAGTTTACATACCTTTAGGTGATTACATAGACATCGATACAGAGAAACAAAGGTTAACAAAAAAATTGGAAAAGCTAGCAAAAGATATAGAATTATATAATAAAAAATTATCAAATAAAAATTTCGTCGAAAAGGCTGATCCGGATGTAGTAGAAAAAACAAAAGAAGATTTGATAGAAAGTGAGAAAAAATATCAAAAATTGCAAACACTCTTAAAGGAGATTAGTTAA
- the amrA gene encoding AmmeMemoRadiSam system protein A: protein MNEHHPYVIWARKVIEAYVKEKRKIDFDETLPKDLFNKKRGCFVSLHKSSGELRGCIGTIMPVYDNLIMEIRENAIAAATSDPRFPPLSPKELDDLVISVDVLSDLEKVNDMNELDPKIFGIVVKSGYKRGVLLPDLEGVDTVEEQLRIVKLKAGIYKNEPIEIYKFTVERFF, encoded by the coding sequence TTGAATGAACACCATCCATATGTAATTTGGGCAAGAAAAGTGATAGAAGCATATGTAAAAGAAAAAAGAAAAATAGATTTTGATGAAACTCTTCCAAAAGATTTATTTAACAAAAAAAGAGGATGTTTTGTGAGTCTTCACAAAAGCTCTGGAGAATTGAGAGGTTGTATTGGTACCATTATGCCCGTTTACGATAATTTAATCATGGAGATAAGAGAAAATGCGATCGCTGCTGCCACAAGTGATCCACGGTTCCCTCCTCTTTCGCCAAAGGAATTAGACGATCTAGTTATTTCAGTTGATGTTCTATCAGATTTAGAAAAAGTGAATGATATGAATGAGTTGGATCCTAAAATCTTTGGAATAGTTGTTAAAAGTGGTTACAAGAGAGGGGTTCTTTTACCTGATCTAGAAGGAGTTGATACTGTGGAAGAACAATTGAGAATAGTCAAATTAAAAGCTGGTATTTATAAAAATGAACCAATAGAAATATACAAATTCACTGTGGAGAGGTTTTTTTAA
- a CDS encoding ribose-phosphate pyrophosphokinase, which produces MSTKENQFKVFAGNSNPLLAKKIVEYMDTRLGDCEVSTFADGEVNVKINETVRGFDVYLIQSIAPPVNNNIMELLIMIDALRRASAASISVIIPYFGYARQDRKARGRDPITAKLVANLITTAGATRVVTIDLHAEQIQGFFDIPVDNLWSFPIFSKYFLEEMKLTQHDTVVVSPDVGGVKRARKFAQKLGSSLAILDKRRPKDNVAEVINVIGEVEGANCIIFDDIIDTGGSLVAAAETLHNKGAKKIIAAATHGIFSLNAVEKLQNSSIDKIIVTDTIYHKELPDKFVELNSSELLGEAIVRIRKNLSVSILFR; this is translated from the coding sequence ATGTCAACTAAAGAGAATCAATTCAAAGTGTTTGCAGGAAACTCTAACCCTCTTTTAGCTAAAAAAATTGTCGAATACATGGACACAAGATTGGGTGACTGCGAAGTATCAACTTTTGCAGATGGTGAAGTAAATGTAAAAATTAACGAAACAGTGAGAGGATTCGATGTATATTTAATTCAATCCATAGCTCCGCCTGTAAATAATAATATCATGGAATTGCTGATAATGATCGATGCCCTGAGAAGGGCTTCTGCTGCATCTATATCTGTTATAATTCCATACTTTGGGTATGCTCGTCAAGATAGAAAAGCCAGGGGTAGAGATCCAATTACTGCAAAGCTTGTTGCCAACTTAATTACAACTGCTGGCGCAACTAGGGTAGTGACAATTGATCTTCATGCCGAACAAATCCAAGGTTTCTTTGATATACCAGTTGATAATCTTTGGAGTTTCCCGATTTTTTCAAAATATTTTTTAGAAGAAATGAAATTGACACAACATGACACCGTGGTAGTATCCCCGGATGTTGGTGGCGTAAAACGAGCTAGAAAGTTTGCCCAAAAATTAGGATCTTCTTTAGCTATCCTCGACAAAAGAAGGCCTAAAGATAACGTTGCTGAAGTAATAAACGTAATAGGAGAGGTAGAGGGTGCTAATTGTATAATATTTGATGATATAATAGATACTGGTGGATCTCTTGTAGCTGCTGCTGAAACTCTACATAATAAAGGTGCAAAAAAAATTATCGCTGCCGCTACACATGGGATATTTTCACTAAATGCCGTTGAAAAATTGCAAAATTCAAGTATTGATAAAATAATTGTTACAGATACAATATATCATAAAGAATTGCCTGACAAATTTGTGGAATTAAACTCCTCTGAACTTTTGGGAGAAGCGATAGTCAGAATAAGAAAAAATTTATCTGTTAGTATACTTTTCAGATAA
- the ruvA gene encoding Holliday junction branch migration protein RuvA: MIRKINATIEDFEDEKVLIKIGALTLEAYPSFNVIRYLKKGDKYEFFASLEISEWNTSLYIFKDKIERDVFESLKKVSKIGPRIASKILRKTDAEEFIQMINSQDTTLLSNLPGIGKKTAERLISELSDSFSAYSAGVGAQSYGNNNVKEAIEALETLGFQRYEIMKVIGQLDLEELKTEEIIKECLTRL, from the coding sequence ATGATAAGAAAAATTAACGCAACAATTGAAGATTTTGAGGACGAAAAAGTTCTAATCAAAATTGGAGCTTTAACTCTGGAAGCGTATCCTTCGTTCAACGTTATAAGATACTTAAAAAAGGGTGACAAATACGAATTCTTCGCATCCCTGGAAATAAGCGAATGGAACACATCACTCTATATTTTTAAAGATAAAATAGAAAGAGATGTTTTTGAAAGTTTAAAGAAAGTTTCAAAAATCGGACCAAGAATTGCTTCAAAAATCCTTAGAAAAACGGATGCAGAAGAATTTATACAAATGATAAACTCCCAAGATACAACGCTCCTTTCAAACCTGCCTGGCATAGGTAAGAAAACAGCCGAAAGACTAATATCTGAACTTTCTGATTCTTTCAGTGCCTATTCAGCTGGGGTAGGCGCTCAATCGTATGGAAATAATAATGTAAAAGAAGCTATAGAAGCTTTAGAAACTCTTGGATTTCAAAGATATGAAATTATGAAGGTCATAGGTCAACTTGATCTAGAAGAACTAAAAACGGAAGAAATAATTAAAGAATGCCTTACAAGGCTGTAG
- a CDS encoding MFS transporter gives MAKYEKTRVLSILEAGSYNAFFIGTQGFIFTTLAIYFNASPLFISVMTSFPIIAQMFQIFSSRINQIIGSRKKSLVINAFISRTLFVLLPIFIFFDVRSEYIILIIILLFSFFGTFVGNTWTVLIKGVVPFEQRGKYFGIRNIFSSITGIIMLYLYSIFLEFPNFKTGLLLVTGFMAFFSVLSAFLLMKHEFPEESEKISTFNLNIFVPFKDRNFKNFLLFMFVWSFAIEFARPYFSYYEVAILNINYQFLGNMGIITSVISIFLYLFFGVVADRFGSKNVLSLGILLSTFSPLMYFLMNATNYRSIELLNAIFSAFAWSAINLAIFNLLLEISKEPSENYIAANSFIAGIAAIFGSLSGGLLANHLKNIEIHFMGDPYHGIQLIFIIGFILRIISVILLTEVEAMEKPIRYKGIFSPEAALFKRREINFPFDLFRRNRRKIKKSELPPSVDVENEEKNQVVTNDNKEDKE, from the coding sequence ATGGCAAAATATGAAAAAACAAGGGTTCTCTCTATCTTAGAGGCGGGTTCATACAACGCGTTTTTTATCGGTACACAAGGTTTTATTTTCACAACTCTTGCTATATATTTCAACGCATCTCCTCTTTTTATATCAGTTATGACCTCTTTTCCTATTATAGCACAGATGTTTCAGATTTTTTCTTCACGAATAAACCAGATTATTGGTTCAAGAAAGAAAAGCTTGGTAATAAACGCGTTTATATCGAGAACTTTATTTGTTTTATTGCCAATTTTTATATTCTTTGATGTGAGATCCGAGTATATTATATTAATTATTATCCTTTTATTTTCTTTTTTCGGAACATTTGTAGGCAACACTTGGACGGTTTTGATTAAAGGGGTTGTTCCCTTTGAACAAAGAGGTAAATATTTCGGAATTCGTAATATATTCTCTTCCATAACTGGTATAATAATGCTGTATCTTTATTCTATATTTTTAGAATTTCCAAATTTTAAAACAGGGTTATTACTGGTTACAGGCTTTATGGCATTTTTTTCAGTTCTGTCAGCTTTTTTGTTGATGAAACATGAGTTTCCCGAAGAAAGTGAAAAAATTTCCACCTTTAATCTAAACATTTTTGTACCTTTTAAAGATAGAAACTTTAAAAACTTCCTACTTTTTATGTTTGTTTGGAGTTTTGCCATAGAATTTGCAAGGCCTTACTTTTCCTATTATGAAGTAGCGATTTTGAATATAAATTATCAATTTCTTGGAAATATGGGAATAATAACAAGCGTTATCTCTATTTTTTTATATCTATTTTTTGGAGTAGTGGCAGACAGGTTTGGCAGCAAAAACGTTCTAAGTTTGGGGATTTTATTGTCAACTTTCAGCCCTTTGATGTACTTTTTAATGAATGCAACGAATTATAGGAGTATCGAATTATTAAATGCTATATTTTCCGCCTTTGCTTGGTCGGCAATAAATTTAGCTATTTTCAATCTACTTTTAGAAATATCCAAAGAGCCATCCGAAAATTATATCGCGGCCAACTCCTTCATCGCCGGGATTGCGGCTATTTTTGGCTCGTTGAGTGGGGGTCTCTTAGCAAATCATCTAAAAAATATAGAGATTCATTTTATGGGGGACCCCTATCATGGGATTCAATTGATTTTTATCATAGGATTCATATTAAGGATCATATCTGTTATTCTATTAACTGAAGTTGAGGCAATGGAAAAGCCCATTAGATATAAAGGAATATTCTCACCCGAAGCAGCTTTGTTTAAAAGAAGAGAAATCAATTTTCCTTTTGATTTATTCAGAAGGAACAGAAGGAAAATCAAAAAAAGTGAACTTCCCCCTTCCGTTGATGTAGAAAACGAAGAGAAAAATCAAGTAGTTACAAATGACAATAAAGAAGATAAGGAATAA
- the glmU gene encoding bifunctional UDP-N-acetylglucosamine diphosphorylase/glucosamine-1-phosphate N-acetyltransferase GlmU: protein MKVLILAAGQGKRMKSKIPKVAHKILDKPMINWVIDVAGKITDEIGIVLGNGKDLVKELLDENVKIFEQKERLGTGHAVLCAEQFLDDSDILILYGDVPFISYQTLNSLIEKHLKDNNSSTILSVKLEDPTGYGRIIKNEDKFVKIVEEKDADTFEKQIKEVYTGIAVYKGEQLKEALHRITPQNAQGEYYLTDVFELLEKVGVVELENEIEVIGINDRIQLAEAEKKIRKEILKKHMLNGVTIQDPDSTYISADVSIGADTIIYPQTFIYGKTTIGKDCEIGPLTRIKDCIIEDNVKIIRSECELSRIQKNVSIGPFSRLREGTELQENVKIGNFVETKKTKISCNSKAQHLTYLGDTYVGRNVNIGAGTITCNYDGKKKNKTFIDDGAFIGSNTSLVAPVNIGKNSLVGAGSVITKDVPDNALTLARAHQINKENWVLKRDSQNVEKGV, encoded by the coding sequence ATAAAAGTATTAATACTTGCTGCTGGGCAAGGAAAACGAATGAAATCAAAGATCCCAAAAGTTGCACATAAAATTCTAGATAAGCCAATGATAAATTGGGTCATAGATGTTGCAGGAAAAATAACCGACGAAATCGGGATAGTCCTAGGAAATGGTAAAGATCTAGTAAAAGAATTGTTGGATGAAAATGTTAAAATTTTTGAGCAAAAAGAAAGATTAGGAACGGGTCATGCTGTACTCTGTGCAGAACAATTTCTCGATGATAGCGATATCTTGATACTTTACGGCGATGTGCCATTTATCTCTTACCAAACTTTAAATTCTCTCATTGAAAAACATTTAAAAGATAATAACAGTTCGACTATACTCTCAGTAAAATTAGAGGATCCAACTGGTTATGGACGCATAATAAAAAACGAAGATAAATTTGTTAAAATTGTTGAGGAAAAAGATGCCGATACTTTTGAAAAGCAAATAAAAGAAGTTTATACAGGAATTGCTGTTTACAAAGGAGAGCAATTAAAAGAAGCCTTACACCGTATCACTCCACAAAATGCCCAGGGAGAATATTATTTAACCGATGTTTTTGAACTTCTGGAAAAAGTTGGTGTGGTAGAATTAGAAAATGAAATAGAGGTTATTGGTATAAACGATAGGATACAGTTAGCAGAAGCTGAAAAAAAGATAAGAAAAGAAATTTTAAAGAAACACATGCTAAATGGAGTTACAATACAGGATCCAGATTCTACATACATCTCCGCTGATGTAAGTATTGGCGCTGATACAATAATTTATCCTCAAACATTTATATACGGAAAAACGACCATTGGAAAAGATTGTGAAATAGGTCCATTAACAAGGATCAAAGATTGTATTATAGAAGACAATGTGAAAATAATTCGCTCAGAATGCGAATTAAGTAGAATACAAAAAAATGTTTCTATAGGTCCTTTTTCAAGGCTAAGAGAAGGAACAGAGTTGCAAGAAAACGTTAAAATAGGTAATTTTGTTGAAACTAAGAAAACTAAAATATCTTGCAACAGTAAAGCACAGCATTTAACTTATTTAGGTGACACTTATGTTGGGAGAAATGTAAACATTGGTGCAGGAACTATAACATGTAACTACGATGGTAAGAAAAAGAACAAGACCTTTATAGATGATGGAGCCTTTATTGGAAGTAACACCTCTTTAGTTGCACCTGTTAATATTGGAAAAAATTCTCTTGTAGGAGCTGGGTCTGTGATAACAAAAGATGTGCCAGACAATGCTTTAACCTTAGCAAGAGCACATCAAATAAACAAAGAAAATTGGGTGTTAAAAAGGGATTCACAAAATGTAGAGAAGGGAGTATAA